The Nocardia arthritidis genome has a window encoding:
- a CDS encoding MinD/ParA family ATP-binding protein: protein MSTEHHHQQQPQPDDMSAATQPAHGQGGTTEYNAEAIVDLRRQRLRPSPGSGGPLEPDGAVEDPDEAIGDLEESIPDPYGVGQHNLRPDTIPGDDGHRARPVVLKQADGVDTDPAEWGWRGRVNAFGVRLRPPRDGSEVAYRRAVERIRQPLPGTPVILVANPKGGTGVTPVTIVLANIFGVHRGGSVVAWDANESRGTLAARAAVTTDTEPTVVDVLANARALCSPAADASSLARYLRLQPTLDEVLASDHSGRLEVIGRNECAAIMAVLRRHRSMVVIDSGDNDRAEPFSWSVDNATQLVVPLVCRRDVAYMALKMLDTIAADGRRDLVTGAVVTLAAQSGAEPAAREAIVGALEHAGITRIVDVPHDPVLAGGERIVWSRLAASSARAWTQVAASVADGLAEALTRMSAPLEAAYLPDSYRTPSSLDPQRCRRCTPDDTHTGTRCGSGCPSANVAVPHHGRPYGERR, encoded by the coding sequence ATGAGCACCGAACACCACCACCAGCAGCAACCCCAGCCGGACGACATGTCGGCGGCCACCCAACCGGCCCACGGCCAGGGCGGCACAACGGAATACAACGCCGAGGCGATCGTAGACCTGCGCCGCCAGCGCCTGCGTCCAAGCCCGGGATCAGGCGGGCCGTTGGAGCCGGACGGTGCCGTCGAGGATCCCGACGAGGCCATCGGAGACCTGGAGGAGTCGATCCCGGACCCGTACGGGGTCGGGCAACACAATCTGCGGCCCGACACCATTCCCGGAGACGATGGCCACCGGGCTCGTCCGGTCGTGCTCAAACAGGCCGACGGCGTAGACACCGACCCGGCCGAATGGGGCTGGCGCGGCCGGGTCAACGCGTTCGGGGTCCGGCTGCGTCCCCCTCGCGACGGCAGCGAGGTCGCCTATCGGCGCGCAGTCGAACGGATCCGGCAACCATTGCCGGGCACCCCGGTGATCCTGGTCGCCAACCCCAAAGGCGGCACAGGAGTCACCCCGGTGACGATCGTGCTGGCCAACATCTTCGGCGTGCACCGCGGCGGCAGCGTCGTGGCTTGGGACGCCAACGAATCCCGCGGCACCCTCGCCGCGCGCGCCGCGGTCACCACAGACACCGAGCCGACCGTGGTCGACGTGTTGGCCAATGCACGCGCGTTGTGCTCCCCGGCTGCGGACGCCTCGAGCCTGGCGCGGTACCTGCGACTGCAACCCACTCTCGACGAAGTCCTGGCCTCGGATCACTCGGGCCGCCTTGAGGTGATCGGGCGTAACGAGTGCGCGGCGATCATGGCGGTGCTGAGACGGCACCGGTCCATGGTGGTGATCGACAGCGGCGACAACGACCGTGCAGAACCGTTTTCCTGGTCGGTCGATAACGCCACTCAGCTGGTTGTGCCGCTGGTGTGCCGCCGCGACGTCGCCTACATGGCGCTGAAAATGCTCGACACGATCGCCGCGGACGGGCGCCGGGACCTGGTGACCGGAGCGGTGGTCACCCTCGCCGCACAATCCGGGGCCGAACCGGCCGCACGCGAGGCGATCGTCGGCGCGCTCGAACACGCAGGCATCACCCGAATCGTGGATGTGCCGCACGACCCGGTGCTGGCGGGAGGTGAGCGCATCGTGTGGTCGCGCCTGGCGGCCTCGTCGGCACGCGCATGGACACAGGTGGCCGCGTCGGTCGCAGACGGGCTCGCTGAAGCGTTGACTCGCATGTCGGCACCGCTGGAAGCGGCCTACCTTCCCGACAGCTACCGCACCCCGAGCAGCCTCGACCCCCAGCGCTGCCGCCGCTGCACCCCCGATGACACGCACACCGGCACGCGGTGCGGATCCGGCTGTCCGAGCGCGAACGTCGCGGTCCCCCACCACGGCCGGCCCTACGGCGAACGGCGGTGA